A genomic window from Candidatus Omnitrophota bacterium includes:
- a CDS encoding FGGY family carbohydrate kinase, with product MSNSAILLAIDIGATSVKTGAFSLDGKLLTSASAPNAPKPQPDAPPEWRIWDVEEIWNSICGCSKKVMSELGGAPEVRGVAVTGFGADGVPMSKEEKQLYPCISWHCGRTAAQAEKVSEILGRKAIYQTTGYHNYSINTLNRFLWLQENQPQVLEQAAYWLHVQDYIVYRLTGQFSTELTIASTMMCLDLPKRTWAEEMLAKVGIPAHFLSPLHDSGARVGEVTKAAAETSGIPAGTVVATGGHDTELAVIGSGIHSKETFLDINGTWEILMAVTDFCRPSDADFSHGLDWECHAAPGWWNCQALMIAGGVIEWVRNQFYRECSSYDVLIKEAAEAPLGANNVYLLPAFVRGMGPSQAYDPLGTILGINTQTDRRDIARALFEGLSYQTYQQIGAIEQSLGVKAESIRAAGGGQKNPFWMQMKADMCGRSLDVLQDVEATMLGAAILAGIGGGVYRDIADALSHISIPVDSVEPIAEAHERYVERFDKTASKIPQNLESVYRVIHSYRE from the coding sequence ATGTCGAATTCTGCGATTTTGCTTGCGATCGATATCGGCGCCACCAGCGTGAAAACCGGCGCTTTCTCTTTGGACGGCAAATTATTGACATCCGCCAGCGCACCCAATGCGCCCAAACCGCAGCCCGATGCGCCGCCGGAATGGCGCATTTGGGATGTGGAGGAAATATGGAACTCCATCTGCGGCTGCTCGAAAAAAGTAATGAGCGAATTAGGCGGAGCGCCGGAAGTGCGAGGCGTCGCCGTAACCGGATTCGGCGCCGATGGCGTTCCTATGTCCAAGGAAGAGAAGCAACTCTATCCCTGCATCAGCTGGCATTGCGGGCGCACGGCGGCGCAGGCGGAAAAAGTCAGCGAAATATTGGGGCGGAAGGCGATTTATCAAACCACCGGCTATCATAATTATTCCATCAACACGCTTAATCGCTTTCTCTGGCTGCAAGAGAATCAACCGCAAGTTTTGGAACAAGCCGCTTATTGGCTGCATGTGCAGGACTACATCGTTTATCGCCTTACAGGCCAGTTCTCCACCGAACTCACTATCGCTTCCACGATGATGTGTCTCGATCTGCCTAAGCGAACTTGGGCGGAAGAGATGCTGGCGAAAGTGGGGATTCCCGCGCATTTTTTGAGTCCGCTGCACGATTCCGGCGCCCGCGTCGGCGAGGTGACGAAGGCGGCCGCCGAGACGAGCGGCATTCCCGCCGGGACCGTCGTCGCTACCGGCGGACATGATACGGAACTGGCCGTCATCGGCTCCGGCATTCACAGCAAGGAAACATTTCTGGACATCAACGGGACGTGGGAAATCTTGATGGCCGTTACCGATTTCTGCCGCCCGTCGGATGCGGATTTTTCCCACGGTTTGGATTGGGAATGCCACGCCGCTCCGGGGTGGTGGAACTGCCAGGCGCTGATGATCGCGGGAGGCGTTATCGAATGGGTGCGCAACCAGTTCTATCGAGAATGTTCGTCCTACGACGTTCTCATCAAAGAAGCGGCGGAAGCGCCGCTCGGCGCCAACAACGTCTATCTCCTGCCCGCCTTCGTGCGCGGCATGGGGCCGTCGCAAGCTTACGATCCGCTGGGGACGATTTTGGGAATCAACACGCAAACCGACCGCCGGGACATCGCCCGCGCCCTATTCGAGGGTTTGTCCTATCAAACCTATCAACAGATTGGCGCCATCGAGCAGAGTCTGGGCGTGAAGGCGGAATCGATCCGCGCGGCGGGCGGCGGGCAAAAGAATCCTTTCTGGATGCAGATGAAGGCGGATATGTGCGGCAGGAGTTTGGATGTATTGCAAGACGTGGAAGCCACTATGCTCGGCGCCGCTATATTGGCGGGCATCGGAGGCGGCGTCTATCGGGACATTGCCGACGCCTTGAGCCATATTTCCATCCCAGTCGACTCCGTCGAACCCATTGCAGAAGCTCATGAACGCTACGTCGAGCGTTTCGATAAAACCGCGTCCAAGATTCCGCAAAACTTGGAATCCGTTTATCGCGTAATTCATTCCTACCGGGAATAA